In Sodalis ligni, a single genomic region encodes these proteins:
- a CDS encoding S8 family serine peptidase — translation MNVRAVWNRGINGQGINVLIRDSGLFPNHEDLGQIHERSSGLGPDHGTASAGIVMARNNGIGMLGVAFNVNARSYNNFEVGMSQVIMDAHPGSVLTMSLGSASANISLPMLHDRHRWDQLGRLVSAGVVVVIGAGNGGVDLRNSSFQDYGNNGVILAGACHPATGRRVPFSNFNLRNFVNSWGTNVATCGYGDLFGAGNVNRTYTNAYSGTSAATPLVAGVLALIQSHARRVYQTIFNNWQMLSIIEQTGYREGVVDMIGTRPNAEAAIAFVDRLLER, via the coding sequence ATGAATGTAAGAGCAGTCTGGAACCGCGGCATCAACGGCCAGGGCATTAACGTCCTTATCAGAGACTCCGGCCTGTTCCCAAATCATGAGGATCTAGGACAGATACACGAGAGATCCAGCGGACTGGGTCCCGACCACGGCACGGCGTCGGCGGGTATCGTTATGGCGCGCAATAATGGCATAGGTATGCTGGGAGTGGCCTTCAATGTTAACGCCCGCAGCTATAACAATTTCGAGGTCGGCATGTCTCAAGTCATCATGGATGCGCATCCGGGGAGTGTCCTCACGATGTCTTTAGGCTCCGCTTCGGCAAATATCAGTTTACCCATGCTCCACGATCGGCACCGATGGGACCAGCTTGGAAGATTGGTCAGCGCCGGCGTGGTGGTGGTGATTGGCGCCGGAAACGGCGGGGTGGATTTACGCAATTCTTCATTCCAGGATTACGGTAACAACGGCGTCATCCTCGCAGGCGCATGTCATCCCGCCACCGGCAGAAGGGTGCCGTTTTCCAATTTTAATCTTAGAAATTTTGTCAATTCCTGGGGGACAAATGTTGCCACCTGCGGTTATGGGGATCTCTTCGGCGCCGGTAATGTCAATCGTACCTACACCAATGCTTATAGCGGCACCTCAGCCGCAACTCCGCTTGTTGCCGGCGTGTTGGCCTTGATTCAGTCCCATGCCAGAAGGGTCTACCAGACCATATTTAATAATTGGCAAATGCTGAGCATTATCGAACAAACCGGTTATCGTGAAGGCGTGGTGGATATGATCGGCACCAGGCCGAATGCAGAGGCGGCAATAGCCTTTGTCGACCGATTATTAGAAAGATGA
- a CDS encoding DJ-1/PfpI family protein, translated as MTTKKILMLIGDYVEDYETMVPFQALQMVGHRVDAVCPDKRKGDYVLTAIHDFDGAQTYSEKPGHRFVLNADFAQARAQDYDALVIPGGRAPEYLRLNPDVIKLVQDFDAAGKPIAAVCHGPQILAAAGVLKGRTCSAYPACAPEVRLSGGQFADIGIDQAYVDDNLVTAPAWPAHPQWLAKFNELLNA; from the coding sequence ATGACAACGAAAAAAATTTTAATGCTGATCGGCGATTACGTCGAAGATTATGAAACCATGGTGCCTTTCCAGGCGCTGCAGATGGTCGGCCATCGCGTGGATGCCGTCTGTCCCGATAAACGTAAAGGCGATTATGTTTTAACGGCCATTCATGATTTTGACGGCGCGCAGACCTATAGCGAAAAGCCCGGCCATCGTTTTGTGCTTAACGCTGATTTTGCCCAAGCGCGGGCGCAGGACTATGACGCCCTGGTTATCCCCGGCGGACGCGCGCCGGAATATTTGCGTTTGAATCCGGATGTGATAAAGCTGGTGCAGGATTTTGATGCCGCCGGTAAACCCATCGCCGCCGTATGCCATGGACCGCAAATACTGGCGGCGGCCGGTGTATTAAAAGGACGAACCTGCAGCGCCTATCCCGCCTGCGCGCCCGAAGTTCGCTTGAGCGGCGGCCAGTTTGCCGATATCGGCATCGACCAGGCCTATGTGGACGATAATCTGGTCACGGCGCCGGCCTGGCCGGCCCATCCGCAGTGGCTGGCAAAGTTCAATGAACTCCTGAATGCTTGA
- a CDS encoding aldo/keto reductase: MVSLTRRQFCLAGAAISLLGGRAMAQPERSGVPLPDGSKAPALGQGSWHLAQGRHPAEEEENALRTGIALGMTLLDTAEMYGNGSAERLIGRVIAGQRDKVFLVSKVLPYHATTADGIRQACQASLARLGTHYLDLYLLHWRGGVSDLGVVVNTFESLRSEGRIRHWGVSNFDVGDMEDLFRVPGGNACATNQVLYNLTQKGIEEDLLPWCVQHKMPIMAYSPLGMTGGLLGNTTLRQVAARHQVGPGAVALAWTMRSGHVIPIPESGSPDHVKENALALSLRLTEQDVNELAQAF; this comes from the coding sequence ATGGTAAGTCTCACAAGACGGCAATTCTGCCTGGCGGGCGCGGCCATAAGCCTGCTGGGCGGGCGGGCGATGGCGCAGCCGGAGAGGTCCGGCGTGCCGCTGCCGGACGGCAGTAAAGCGCCGGCCCTGGGCCAGGGCTCCTGGCATCTGGCCCAGGGCCGCCACCCGGCCGAAGAGGAGGAGAATGCCCTGCGAACCGGCATCGCACTGGGTATGACGCTCCTTGATACCGCCGAGATGTATGGTAACGGCAGCGCCGAGCGGCTGATCGGACGCGTCATCGCCGGGCAGCGCGACAAGGTATTTCTGGTATCCAAAGTCCTGCCCTACCACGCCACGACCGCCGACGGGATCCGACAGGCTTGCCAGGCAAGTCTCGCCCGGCTGGGCACGCATTATCTGGACCTTTACCTGCTCCATTGGCGCGGCGGCGTGTCGGATCTCGGCGTGGTGGTCAATACCTTCGAAAGCCTGCGCTCGGAGGGACGCATCCGGCACTGGGGGGTGTCGAACTTTGACGTTGGGGATATGGAAGACCTGTTCCGCGTTCCCGGCGGCAATGCCTGCGCCACCAACCAGGTGCTTTATAACCTTACGCAAAAAGGCATCGAAGAGGATCTGCTTCCCTGGTGCGTACAGCACAAAATGCCGATTATGGCCTATTCGCCCCTCGGCATGACCGGCGGACTCCTGGGCAATACCACCCTCAGGCAGGTCGCCGCCAGGCACCAGGTAGGCCCGGGCGCGGTGGCCCTCGCCTGGACGATGCGCAGCGGGCATGTCATTCCAATTCCTGAATCCGGTTCGCCGGATCATGTGAAAGAAAATGCCTTGGCGCTGTCGCTGCGGCTGACGGAACAGGATGTTAACGAACTGGCACAGGCTTTTTGA
- a CDS encoding serine hydrolase domain-containing protein, which produces MNERIADDINAGHRQSRGNIAAASGRLGIRRGLVLCIMLLFLPTPVCVAKPVPALAPLLDEAQGLRPLETVLVAWQGDVVAERGYRGHSTTAPTDIKSASKSVISALVGIAIDKDFLTGPNQVAAPLLADQLPARPDPRLRRITIGNLLSMQAGLASTSGPGYGAWAHSRNWVRAALARPFADSPGAGMIYSTGSTHLLSAILTRRTGRPTLQLAREWLGPQDGFAIAGWKRDPQGIYLGGNEMAMSPRSLLAFGELYRNGGVAASGKRLISQAWIDASWHSRTQSPHTGDGYGYGWFQTQIGGEEVHYAWGYGGQMLYIVPRLALTVVMTSDDTAPAARTGHRDSLTQLLSGIIGAVRQAG; this is translated from the coding sequence ATGAATGAACGGATAGCGGACGATATAAACGCCGGACATAGGCAATCCCGCGGCAATATTGCCGCCGCCAGCGGGCGGTTAGGCATCAGGCGGGGGCTGGTTTTATGCATCATGCTGCTTTTTTTGCCAACGCCGGTTTGCGTCGCAAAGCCGGTGCCGGCGTTAGCGCCGCTGCTCGATGAGGCGCAAGGCCTCCGGCCGCTTGAGACCGTGCTTGTCGCCTGGCAAGGTGATGTTGTTGCCGAGCGCGGCTATCGCGGCCATTCAACCACCGCGCCCACCGATATCAAGTCAGCATCGAAATCGGTGATATCGGCCCTGGTGGGTATTGCCATCGATAAAGATTTTCTCACCGGCCCCAATCAGGTGGCGGCGCCGCTTCTGGCGGACCAGCTTCCCGCCAGACCCGACCCCCGCCTGCGCCGGATAACCATCGGCAATCTACTGTCCATGCAGGCCGGGCTGGCCTCCACCTCCGGTCCCGGCTACGGAGCCTGGGCCCACAGCCGGAACTGGGTCCGGGCGGCGCTGGCCCGGCCTTTCGCAGACTCCCCCGGCGCAGGCATGATCTATTCCACCGGCTCCACCCATTTGCTGTCGGCTATCCTTACCCGGCGAACCGGCCGCCCTACGCTGCAATTGGCGCGCGAGTGGCTCGGGCCGCAGGACGGTTTCGCCATTGCCGGCTGGAAACGCGATCCGCAGGGAATATATCTGGGGGGCAACGAAATGGCGATGAGCCCGCGTTCGCTGCTGGCTTTTGGCGAGCTTTACCGTAACGGCGGAGTAGCGGCTTCAGGCAAGCGGCTGATATCACAGGCATGGATTGACGCGTCTTGGCACTCCCGCACCCAATCGCCTCATACCGGCGATGGCTACGGTTACGGCTGGTTCCAGACACAGATTGGCGGCGAGGAGGTGCATTACGCCTGGGGGTATGGCGGCCAGATGCTGTATATCGTGCCGCGCCTGGCTCTGACCGTGGTGATGACCTCTGACGACACAGCCCCCGCCGCCCGTACCGGGCATCGGGACAGCCTCACTCAGCTGTTAAGCGGGATTATCGGCGCCGTGCGGCAGGCCGGATAA